The following coding sequences are from one Granulicella arctica window:
- a CDS encoding nuclear transport factor 2 family protein, producing the protein MKRFIISHLFALTILIGTAGFAQSLPPAESNQAVLARTTSDTVDVQHVMDAYHEAVITHDGSRLAQLFIPQGSMWLNVLSDDAYARAKAKSPDAVKVREGSVTDFAKVVSTSKASFNPTHTHLQENSDGTIASVYFDFVFLVDGKEQNRGSETWVLVKGTDGWRIAAITYSSNPHMS; encoded by the coding sequence ATGAAGCGTTTCATCATCAGCCACCTCTTTGCTCTCACAATTCTGATCGGCACCGCGGGCTTCGCTCAAAGCCTACCGCCTGCTGAGAGCAACCAGGCTGTCCTCGCCAGAACTACTTCGGATACTGTCGACGTTCAGCATGTGATGGACGCTTATCACGAAGCTGTTATCACTCATGATGGGTCGCGGCTAGCCCAGCTATTCATTCCGCAGGGCAGTATGTGGCTCAACGTGCTTTCAGATGACGCTTATGCTCGTGCTAAAGCGAAATCGCCGGATGCGGTAAAGGTCCGGGAGGGAAGTGTCACAGACTTCGCCAAGGTCGTTTCGACCTCAAAAGCTAGCTTCAATCCGACGCACACACATCTACAGGAGAACAGCGACGGGACGATTGCGTCGGTGTACTTTGACTTCGTATTCCTGGTAGACGGAAAGGAACAAAATCGCGGGAGCGAGACCTGGGTTTTGGTTAAAGGAACTGACGGTTGGAGGATAGCCGCAATCACCTACTCGTCAAATCCACACATGTCATAA
- a CDS encoding sensor histidine kinase, whose amino-acid sequence MMKHILRWSVVSVVFWTAIALVFALPQLGQNNNLHKVLISALAEWWSWGIVVPGILALDQALPFPVQRIVPRLIAHLVLGPFVTAVYCYVETALKALLGVGAWSRLAGTGVITEALKGMFWSMLVYCLIVGVWEAYLYHQRYVSAELQMERLQRNFSEARLNALRMQLDPHFLFNALNTVSSQVEREPKLARRMIEHLGDLLRLSLNSQGVHEISLAEELAFLDHYLAIQRIRFGDTLKVEMRIAPDVKDALVPSLFIQPLVENAIRHGISKRARGGSIVLSAQRVEERLLIQVLDDGAGLPPGWSFEDHKGVGLSVTRERIAGLYPDNTSQFEVRRRREGGTEVYLSFPLHMRKETDDGLTI is encoded by the coding sequence ATGATGAAACACATTCTCAGATGGTCGGTCGTCTCCGTGGTCTTTTGGACGGCCATCGCACTGGTCTTTGCTTTGCCTCAACTAGGGCAGAACAATAACCTGCACAAGGTCCTCATCTCAGCGCTGGCGGAATGGTGGTCCTGGGGAATTGTGGTGCCCGGCATCCTGGCCCTGGATCAAGCCCTTCCTTTTCCAGTGCAACGGATCGTACCTCGTCTCATCGCGCACCTTGTTTTGGGACCCTTCGTGACAGCGGTGTATTGTTACGTTGAGACCGCGTTGAAGGCCCTGCTCGGCGTAGGGGCATGGTCCAGGCTTGCTGGGACGGGAGTCATCACGGAAGCTCTCAAGGGAATGTTCTGGAGCATGCTCGTTTACTGCCTCATCGTTGGTGTATGGGAGGCTTACCTCTACCACCAGCGCTATGTCTCCGCTGAGCTGCAGATGGAACGACTACAGAGGAACTTTTCAGAGGCTCGCCTCAACGCATTGCGCATGCAGTTAGATCCACACTTCCTCTTCAATGCGCTCAACACCGTATCCTCCCAGGTCGAGCGCGAACCAAAACTCGCCAGAAGAATGATCGAACACCTGGGCGATCTGCTGCGTCTTTCTCTGAACTCACAGGGAGTTCACGAGATATCGCTTGCTGAAGAACTGGCCTTCCTCGACCACTATCTGGCCATACAGAGGATTCGCTTCGGCGATACCTTGAAGGTCGAGATGAGAATCGCTCCTGACGTAAAAGATGCTCTGGTTCCCAGTCTCTTTATTCAGCCGCTGGTGGAAAACGCCATCCGCCACGGCATTTCAAAAAGAGCTAGGGGCGGCTCCATTGTTTTGAGCGCGCAACGTGTCGAGGAGCGACTCCTCATTCAAGTGCTAGACGATGGTGCGGGACTGCCGCCTGGATGGTCGTTCGAAGATCACAAGGGCGTTGGCCTCTCGGTGACGCGAGAGCGGATCGCTGGATTGTATCCCGACAACACGAGCCAATTTGAGGTTCGGCGTCGAAGAGAAGGAGGGACAGAGGTATACCTCTCATTTCCGCTGCACATGCGAAAGGAAACAGATGACGGCCTTACAATCTGA
- a CDS encoding LytR/AlgR family response regulator transcription factor, translating into MTALQSDGIRALIVDDEAPARQRISDLLHQDAEVSSVHEAGDGGTAVRMILSEKPDLVLLDVQMPELNGLEVIEAVGPENMPLTVFVTAYDQHAIRAFEANALDYLLKPFSDERFETMLMRVKKRRDDLHLREFGQSVARAIAMQAADTRYLDRLAVKTDGITRFVRVKDIEWIEAAGVYVTLHTSGKEFLYRASLTDLAQSLDPNRFLRIHRSVIVNIESIVQLEPLSHGEFEVLLKDGSHPRVSRTYRNSMEKRFGQKL; encoded by the coding sequence ATGACGGCCTTACAATCTGACGGTATCCGGGCACTCATCGTGGATGATGAGGCTCCTGCGCGCCAGCGCATCTCCGACTTGTTGCATCAAGACGCGGAGGTGAGTTCTGTGCACGAAGCAGGCGATGGGGGGACAGCAGTGCGAATGATCCTCAGCGAAAAACCCGACTTGGTACTACTGGATGTACAGATGCCTGAGTTGAACGGCCTGGAGGTGATCGAAGCAGTTGGTCCGGAAAATATGCCACTCACGGTCTTTGTCACTGCGTACGATCAGCACGCCATCCGAGCCTTCGAAGCAAATGCTTTGGACTACCTCCTCAAGCCTTTTAGCGATGAGCGGTTCGAGACGATGCTGATGCGGGTCAAGAAGCGGAGGGATGATCTCCATCTTCGGGAATTCGGCCAAAGCGTAGCGCGAGCGATTGCGATGCAAGCGGCGGACACGCGCTATCTGGATCGGCTGGCAGTCAAGACGGATGGAATTACAAGGTTCGTTCGTGTGAAGGACATCGAATGGATCGAAGCGGCTGGGGTCTATGTCACCCTCCATACCTCCGGGAAAGAATTTCTTTATAGAGCCTCGTTAACTGATCTGGCGCAGAGTCTCGACCCGAACCGCTTTCTTCGCATACATCGCTCTGTCATCGTCAATATCGAAAGCATTGTGCAGCTTGAACCCCTTTCCCATGGGGAGTTCGAGGTTCTCCTAAAAGACGGCTCCCATCCCCGTGTCAGCAGAACCTATCGCAACTCAATGGAGAAGCGATTTGGGCAAAAGCTTTAG
- a CDS encoding M28 family peptidase yields MMRSSLFGFIATAMLFVSSLAAQVTQNDFAARTDAVQPAREALDLAMYGRIRDESFTRSRIMDYAVALFDDIGPRLTGSPNMARANAWTRVVTPKADFEKLSAYFNIDNGGGKLLGVYAEGNTAIVPIFEEWITPLKDLGVTAITLRPSGSSDLDSFEDAGIPSFQFIQDPRDYGTRSVHTNQDTYERLSPEDLKQAAVVEAVFLYNAAMRDQMLPRKVLLQPPPSSLTPVILPIPDTK; encoded by the coding sequence ATGATGCGTTCCTCGCTGTTTGGCTTCATAGCCACCGCCATGCTGTTCGTCTCCTCGCTCGCTGCCCAGGTCACTCAGAATGACTTTGCGGCCAGAACAGACGCAGTCCAACCCGCACGGGAGGCTCTTGACCTCGCCATGTACGGGCGCATCCGCGACGAATCCTTCACCCGCTCGCGCATCATGGACTATGCCGTTGCACTGTTCGATGACATCGGCCCACGGCTGACCGGCTCTCCCAACATGGCTCGGGCCAACGCCTGGACGCGTGTAGTCACGCCCAAGGCTGACTTTGAGAAGCTATCCGCTTACTTCAACATTGATAACGGCGGCGGAAAGCTGCTTGGTGTCTATGCCGAAGGCAACACCGCCATCGTGCCCATCTTCGAAGAGTGGATCACTCCACTGAAAGACCTTGGAGTGACGGCCATTACTCTGCGTCCCAGCGGGTCGTCCGATCTGGACAGCTTCGAAGACGCCGGCATCCCTTCGTTTCAGTTCATTCAGGACCCCAGAGACTACGGGACTCGAAGCGTTCACACCAACCAGGACACATACGAACGTCTATCCCCGGAGGATCTTAAACAGGCCGCTGTCGTCGAGGCTGTCTTTCTCTACAACGCTGCGATGCGCGACCAGATGCTCCCACGCAAGGTGTTGCTTCAGCCCCCACCGTCGTCGCTGACTCCCGTGATCCTCCCGATACCTGATACGAAGTGA